One stretch of Argiope bruennichi chromosome 3, qqArgBrue1.1, whole genome shotgun sequence DNA includes these proteins:
- the LOC129962763 gene encoding degenerin unc-8-like — protein MALKFLMHYYSLEEHKRFEMGINPSVFLNTCSFNGKICSVSDLSNFTNFRYGNCITFNKKRKGRDPLKTTEFGYKSGLHLLLDLYYGFYLNISHTVGAKVFIHETNEDPNPDEDGFLITPGYENSVSLKRTVHRRLLAPYKDHCVNYDPKDNTMRSKNACIRSCIQKKNIEQCECIDQTLSVMENRRPCNFSIREESCCLDDVLDRMSRHGSVCNCPLSCLSVYYNEKLSKARLSLTDVCKDPDFCLRSFYNGHIRLNIFYSTLETYSYEQRAQWTETEMISYLANEIDFWFGG, from the exons ATGGCTTTAAAGTTCTTAATGCATTATTATAGCTTAGAAGAACACAAACGGTTCGAAATGGGAATAAACCCTTCAGTGTTTCTGAACACGTGCTCATTTAATGGCAAAATCTGTTCTGTGTCTGATCTAAGCAACTTCACGAATTTCCGCTATGGAAATTGCATCACTTTCAATAAAAAACGAAAAGGAAGGGATCCTTTGAAAACAACAGAATTTGGATATAAAAGTggtttacatttattattagatCTGTATTACggtttttatctaaatataagtCATACCGTAGGTGCGAAAGTTTTCATTCATGAAACTAATGAAGATCCAAATCCGGATGAAGATGGTTTTCTCATAACTCCAGGTTATGAAAATTCAGTGTCTCTGAAACGAACTGTCCATCGCAGATTACTAGCTCCATATAAAGACCACTGCGTGAACTACGACCCAAAGGATAATACGATGAGAAGTAAAAATGCTTGCATTCGCTCGTGCATCCAAAAAAAGAACATTGAGCAATGTGAATGCATTGACCAGACTTTGAGCGTTATGGAAAATAGAAGGCCGTGCAATTTTTCGATTAGAGAGGAATCATGCTGTTTAGATGATGTACTTGATAGGATGTCCCGTCATGGATCTGTGTGCAATTGCCCTTTATCTTGCTTGTCTGTGtattataatgagaaattatcAAAAGCAAGATTAAGTCTCACAGATGTATGTAAGGATCCTGACTTCTGCCTCAGATCCTTCTACAATGGTCACATacggttaaatatattttactcaacTTTAGAAACATATTCATACGAGCAACGAGCGCAGTGGACTGAAACAGAAATGATCAGTTACTTAGCGAACGAGATtgatttttggtttg GCGGTTGA